A genomic segment from Maniola jurtina chromosome 16, ilManJurt1.1, whole genome shotgun sequence encodes:
- the LOC123873156 gene encoding nuclear RNA export factor 1 produces the protein MPKRGGRLRNWKPNEHFEHDDRAHSNNTRRVSFKPGTNKGKSKFRSWNDAHASQLLLDGDIDMGASGGQGPNRKGFRARGGRLGSPAPRPAARKKFMPGLLPWYQIIIPYGAKHDKEVILRVLLSHISPDVFIPHYYKINGNAAVFYVDDAKIAEKLFNADRKIVMSDGFKLVVIVRNSVPNVTIDADMKEKMKLAMAKRYNAATKALDLTKFHADPDLCDIFCALFRPMIMLAAIDIIAENIPDLEALNLNDNKLHGIEHLKALCVKLKNLKILYLGDNRIPYLGSMEPLKPLPLVELYLKGNPLVNRFSDHDIYVSDVRKKFPKLVRLDGVDLPPAIGFDVSDEVSLPSNRQWFLIDQAGQTLVRDFLTQYFAIYDSDSRQPLLEAYDETAMLSMAASYLTGDCRNTPENRLNAYISKSRNILRITERESRRRHLKIGRLQVVSFLSDLPKTKHDLLGFAVDLPVFTPGLIVVTMNGVYRETNVTGNPTRAFHRTFVIVPNSNGGFSITNDMLFVTNTTREQEDKAFSSGTPDQPVVHQPAQVVQAPVAATPALHDENQRMMLNMLGQQTGMNEHWSINCLQETGWDYQRALFIFNQLHSEGKIPPEAFVK, from the exons atgcctAAACGTGGAGGAAGATTGAGGAATTGGAAGCCAAATGAGCACTTTG AACATGACGACCGTGCACACTCTAACAACACCAGGCGAGTCAGCTTTAAACCTggtacaaataaaggaaaaagcAAATTCCGTTCGTGGAATGACGCTCACGCATCGCAATTATTGTTGGATGGAGACATTGATATGGGGGCATCTGGAGGTCAAGGACCTAACAGGAAAGGCTTTAGAGCTAGAGGAGGAAGACTAGGATCTCCTGCACCACGGCCGGCTGCCAGAAAGAAGTTCATGCCTGGGTTACTACCATggtatcaaataataataccaTATGGAGCTAAACATGATAAAGAAGTAATTTTAAGAGTACTATTGAGCCACATATCTCCAGATGTGTTTATACCTCATTACTACAAAATAAATGGCAATGCAGCTGTATTCTACGTTGATGATGCAAAAATAGCAGAAAAGCTGTTTAATGCTGATAGAAAGATTGTTATGTCAGATGGGTTTAAACTGGTTGTGATTGTTCGCAACTCTGTGCCAAATGTGACCATTGATGCAGATATGAAAGAGAAGATGAAGCTTGCGATGGCTAAGAGGTACAATGCTGCGACTAAGGCTTTGGATTTGACAAAGTTTCATGCTGATCCAG atTTATGTGACATATTCTGTGCCCTATTCCGTCCAATGATAATGTTGGCCGCAATAGACATAATTGCTGAGAACATTCCAGACCTTGAAGCTCTAAACCTGAATGACAATAAGCTACATGGCATCGAACATCTGAAGGCCCTTTGCGTCAagttaaaaaacctaaaaatacTGTACTTAGGTGACAATAGG ATACCATACCTGGGATCAATGGAGCCACTCAAGCCCCTCCCCCTTGTGGAATTGTATCTCAAAGGAAACCCACTGGTGAACAGGTTCAGTGACCATGACATTTACGTGAG TGACGTCAGGAAGAAGTTCCCCAAATTGGTGAGACTG GACGGCGTGGACCTTCCCCCGGCGATCGGCTTCGACGTGTCCGACGAAGTCAGCCTGCCTTCCAACAGACAGTGGTTCCTCATAGATCAGGCCGGCCAGACCTTAGTCCGGGACTTCCTCACGCAATACTTCGCGATATATGACTCGGACTCCAGGCAGCCATTGCTTGAGGCGTACGATGAAACTGCTATGTTATCTATGGCGGCATCGTACCTCACTGGCGATTGCAGAAATACTCCTGAAAACAG aCTAAACGCGTACATATCAAAAAGTCGAAACATACTGAGGATTACGGAAAGGGAATCCAGACGACGACACTTGAAGATCGGCAGACTGCAAGTAGTTTCTTTCCTGTCAGATTTGCCGAAAACTAAACATGACCTGTTGGGATTCGCTGTCGATTTACCAGTGTTTACA CCTGGTTTGATAGTTGTAACTATGAATGGAGTATACAGAGAGACAAACGTCACCGGTAACCCGACGAGGGCGTTCCACCGAACGTTTGTGATCGTACCTAACAGCAACGGTGGATTTTCCATCACTAATGATATGCTGTTTGTTACCAACACCACCCGAGAACAG GAGGACAAAGCATTCTCATCAGGCACTCCCGACCAACCTGTAGTCCACCAGCCAGCACAAGTAGTCCAAGCGCCAGTGGCCGCAACACCAGCACTACACGACGAAAACCAACGCATGATGTTGAACATGCTTGGACAGCAGACAGGCATGAACGAGCACTGGAGCATCAA TTGTCTACAAGAAACCGGTTGGGACTACCAACGTGCGTTGTTCATCTTCAACCAACTTCATTCAGAAGGCAAAATACCTCCTGAGGCTTTCGTCAAATGA